In a genomic window of Streptomyces sp. SJL17-4:
- a CDS encoding membrane dipeptidase has translation MAELLDDHPTLTTLPVAAASAGEPDPPEPPPPLDETSRAHAILAAQPVVEGHTELPGSLDPEDLPPVRAAEAGAQFWSLHVEPGEDTAGVIGTIRRIDAVRALVAACPEDLRLAHTTSEMAHARNCGRVAALLGPVSWTALGASAATLRAYQALGVRAVNLTRFDRFAREAVREMNRIGLVVDLSGADQDTVRRTLAVTRAPALLTRAAAEDLPDDVVGLLGENGAVCMVTVTDDPAAVADVLDRVREEAGAHCVGVSHTTAPAVGYVPLFAELLHRGWTAQELVGLAHANVTRVLRETEFLSRTNRIRPAVA, from the coding sequence ATGGCGGAACTGCTGGACGACCATCCCACCCTCACCACCCTCCCTGTCGCTGCCGCCTCCGCCGGGGAGCCGGACCCTCCGGAGCCACCCCCGCCGCTCGACGAGACGTCCCGCGCCCACGCCATCCTGGCCGCCCAGCCCGTCGTCGAGGGACACACCGAACTGCCCGGGTCCCTCGACCCGGAGGACCTCCCGCCCGTCCGCGCGGCGGAGGCAGGAGCCCAGTTCTGGTCGCTGCACGTCGAACCCGGCGAAGACACGGCGGGCGTCATCGGGACCATTCGGCGCATCGACGCCGTCCGCGCGCTCGTCGCCGCCTGCCCCGAGGACCTGCGCCTCGCCCACACGACCTCGGAGATGGCCCACGCCCGCAACTGCGGCCGCGTCGCCGCCCTGCTCGGCCCGGTCAGCTGGACGGCGCTCGGCGCCTCCGCCGCGACCCTGCGGGCCTATCAGGCCCTGGGTGTACGGGCCGTCAACCTCACCCGCTTCGACCGCTTCGCCCGCGAGGCGGTACGGGAGATGAACCGCATCGGCCTGGTCGTGGACCTCTCCGGCGCCGACCAGGACACGGTCCGCCGCACCCTCGCGGTCACCCGCGCCCCCGCCCTGCTCACCAGGGCGGCCGCGGAGGACCTGCCCGACGACGTCGTGGGCCTGCTCGGCGAGAACGGCGCCGTCTGCATGGTCACGGTGACCGACGATCCGGCCGCCGTCGCCGACGTCCTGGACCGGGTGCGCGAGGAGGCGGGCGCGCACTGCGTGGGCGTCTCCCACACCACCGCCCCGGCCGTCGGCTACGTGCCGCTCTTCGCGGAGCTCCTCCACCGGGGCTGGACCGCCCAGGAGCTGGTCGGCCTCGCGCACGCCAA